A region of Sulfurimonas sp. DNA encodes the following proteins:
- a CDS encoding 6-phosphofructokinase, producing the protein MQNIAILCSGGDVSGMNPALKHFVEYTLQHRLIPYFIYDGYEGLIDNKIERASYCDVSGIINRGGTKIGSARSKRFMQKKYRDIAKQNLDALNIKMLVVLGGDGSFKGLDIFYKESGIKFCAIPATIDNDINGTDYSLGVDTALNIIKISIDAIRDTASSFKRAFVIETMGRDCGYLALVSHLTSGSELCLIPEKEYNLESYEASFKEQIKNGRRYFIAIVSEGIKEDSTEIAQWFEKKLGIESRVSILGHIQRGGNPTIYDRLMAYKFITYAIDGLLKNIDESVICYTKKGFVYKSIQEVVSSPKKMDPNLLSLL; encoded by the coding sequence ATGCAAAATATAGCTATTTTATGTTCCGGTGGGGATGTCTCCGGTATGAATCCAGCGCTAAAACACTTTGTAGAATATACACTGCAACATAGACTGATTCCATACTTTATCTACGATGGATATGAAGGTCTTATTGACAATAAAATAGAGCGAGCAAGCTACTGTGATGTATCTGGGATTATCAATCGTGGCGGGACAAAAATAGGTAGTGCTAGAAGTAAAAGATTTATGCAAAAAAAGTATAGAGATATTGCAAAACAAAACCTAGATGCTTTAAATATCAAGATGCTAGTTGTTCTTGGTGGAGATGGCTCATTTAAAGGCTTAGATATATTTTATAAAGAAAGTGGCATAAAGTTCTGCGCTATTCCTGCTACGATAGACAATGACATAAACGGAACTGATTACTCCTTAGGGGTTGATACTGCATTAAACATCATAAAAATATCTATAGATGCCATAAGAGATACTGCTTCTTCATTTAAACGAGCCTTTGTAATAGAAACAATGGGAAGAGATTGTGGATACTTAGCCTTAGTATCTCATTTGACATCCGGTTCTGAACTTTGCCTTATTCCAGAAAAAGAGTACAACTTAGAGTCTTATGAAGCATCTTTTAAAGAGCAAATTAAAAATGGAAGAAGATATTTTATAGCCATTGTTTCAGAAGGTATCAAAGAAGATTCTACAGAAATAGCACAATGGTTTGAAAAAAAGCTTGGGATAGAGTCCAGAGTAAGTATTTTAGGTCATATTCAAAGAGGCGGGAACCCGACTATATATGACAGACTTATGGCTTATAAGTTTATAACTTATGCTATTGATGGTTTACTAAAAAACATAGACGAAAGTGTCATCTGCTATACTAAAAAAGGTTTTGTTTATAAAAGTATCCAAGAGGTTGTTAGTAGTCCAAAAAAAATGGACCCTAACCTGTTGAGTTTATTGTAA
- the purL gene encoding phosphoribosylformylglycinamidine synthase subunit PurL, protein MSQQLENIEQVLADHKLSQDDYAHMKEILGREPNIVELGIFSAMWSEHCSYKSSKVHLKGFPTKAPWVIQGPGENAGVIDIGDGYAAVFKMESHNHPSFIEPFQGAATGVGGIMRDVFTMGARPIANMNALRFGNVMNDDKVSAHQRFLVRGVVDGIGSYGNCMGVPTIGGETSFDECYNGNILVNAFTLGLAKSDEIFYGKAEGIGNPVMYVGAKTGRDGLGGAVMSSDSFTEESKSLRPTVQVGDPFTEKLLLEACLELFQTDYVVGIQDMGAAGLTSSAFEMAGRSGSGMIMNLDKVPAREENMTPYDFMLSESQERMLLCAKKGSEQAIIDIFEKWDLDAAVVGEVTGTGNMELFWHGEKCADVPVDPVSEEAPELNRPMSKPTYLDALASVTINDFDKVSNQDAFETLIKSMEVVDKSWIYTQYDSMVQTNTIKNGGMLDASVVRVKENGKALAMSADCNVRYCYIDPRGGAAAAVIESGRNVAMSGARPLAITDCLNYGNPENPEVMWQFGQGCLGIKEACSELTTPVIGGNVSLYNETNGVSVFPTPSIATVGVNDDQNNVLMSSFQGEGNSLYLVGESKSEFGGSLYMKEICHTVAGVLPEINYKNELALWDLVIEGNKKNLLECAKDASSGGVAIALAKMSATSGFGCDVEMSVSDERDIFAESMSRAIIEVKPENCEAFEAMLDEQSSVEKIGTVGGAFIKVNDVTLGMKNLKDSYFKTFQRVIERDI, encoded by the coding sequence TTGAGCCAACAACTAGAAAATATAGAACAAGTATTAGCAGACCATAAGTTAAGTCAAGATGATTATGCACATATGAAAGAGATCTTGGGTCGTGAACCAAATATCGTTGAACTTGGTATATTTTCAGCTATGTGGAGTGAGCATTGTTCTTATAAATCATCAAAAGTACATTTAAAAGGTTTTCCTACTAAAGCACCATGGGTTATTCAAGGTCCTGGAGAAAATGCTGGTGTTATCGATATTGGTGATGGCTATGCTGCTGTATTTAAGATGGAGTCACATAACCACCCGAGTTTTATAGAACCTTTTCAAGGTGCTGCAACTGGTGTTGGTGGAATTATGCGTGATGTATTTACTATGGGTGCAAGACCAATAGCAAATATGAATGCACTTAGATTTGGTAATGTTATGAACGATGATAAAGTATCAGCTCATCAACGCTTCTTGGTTCGTGGTGTAGTTGATGGTATCGGTTCTTATGGTAACTGCATGGGTGTTCCAACAATTGGTGGTGAAACAAGTTTTGACGAGTGTTACAATGGAAATATTTTAGTAAATGCCTTTACTCTTGGTCTTGCAAAAAGTGATGAGATCTTTTATGGTAAAGCAGAAGGTATCGGAAATCCTGTAATGTATGTTGGCGCAAAAACAGGTAGAGATGGACTTGGTGGAGCTGTTATGAGTTCTGATAGTTTTACAGAAGAGTCAAAATCTCTTCGTCCCACTGTTCAAGTTGGTGACCCTTTTACTGAAAAACTTTTACTTGAAGCTTGTTTAGAGCTTTTTCAAACTGATTATGTTGTTGGTATCCAAGATATGGGTGCTGCTGGACTTACTTCATCTGCATTTGAAATGGCAGGAAGAAGTGGCTCTGGAATGATTATGAATCTAGACAAAGTTCCTGCTCGTGAAGAAAATATGACTCCATATGACTTTATGCTTAGTGAGTCTCAAGAAAGAATGCTTTTATGTGCTAAAAAAGGTTCAGAACAAGCGATTATTGATATATTTGAAAAATGGGATTTAGATGCTGCTGTTGTTGGTGAAGTTACAGGAACTGGAAATATGGAACTTTTTTGGCATGGAGAAAAATGTGCTGATGTTCCTGTTGACCCTGTAAGTGAAGAAGCACCAGAACTAAATCGTCCTATGAGTAAACCAACTTATTTAGATGCTTTAGCATCTGTAACTATTAACGACTTTGATAAAGTTTCAAATCAAGATGCTTTTGAAACATTGATTAAATCTATGGAAGTTGTAGATAAATCATGGATTTATACTCAGTATGACTCTATGGTACAAACAAACACTATCAAAAATGGTGGTATGTTAGATGCATCTGTTGTTCGTGTAAAAGAAAATGGCAAGGCGCTTGCTATGAGTGCTGATTGTAATGTTCGTTATTGTTACATAGACCCTAGAGGTGGAGCTGCTGCTGCTGTAATAGAAAGTGGTAGAAATGTTGCAATGAGTGGAGCTAGACCTTTAGCAATTACAGATTGTTTAAACTACGGTAATCCTGAAAATCCAGAAGTTATGTGGCAATTTGGTCAAGGTTGTTTAGGAATTAAAGAAGCTTGTAGTGAACTTACAACACCTGTAATTGGTGGTAATGTTTCACTTTATAATGAAACTAATGGAGTCTCAGTTTTTCCAACTCCTTCTATTGCAACTGTTGGTGTAAATGATGATCAAAATAATGTGTTGATGTCTTCATTTCAAGGTGAGGGCAATTCACTTTATTTAGTTGGAGAGAGTAAAAGCGAGTTTGGTGGTTCACTTTATATGAAAGAGATTTGTCACACTGTTGCAGGTGTTTTACCTGAAATAAACTACAAAAATGAGCTTGCTCTTTGGGACTTAGTTATAGAAGGCAATAAGAAAAACTTACTTGAATGTGCTAAAGATGCAAGTTCAGGTGGTGTCGCAATTGCACTAGCAAAAATGTCAGCAACTTCTGGTTTTGGTTGTGATGTTGAAATGAGTGTATCTGATGAAAGAGATATCTTTGCTGAGTCTATGAGTCGTGCAATTATCGAAGTAAAACCTGAAAATTGTGAAGCTTTTGAAGCTATGTTAGATGAACAATCAAGTGTTGAAAAAATAGGAACAGTTGGTGGTGCCTTCATAAAAGTAAATGATGTTACTTTAGGCATGAAAAACTTAAAAGACAGTTACTTTAAAACATTCCAAAGAGTTATAGAAAGAGATATCTAA
- the greA gene encoding transcription elongation factor GreA, translating to MNKEPITLEGYDLLIEEFKFLLEVEKPKTAEEKLIAAAHGDRSENADYHAAKEKLRFIDRRLYYLNSMIAKSQIIDPSTFKHKKVSFGSTVDIVNIQTDEEETFTLCGVLESEPEIGLISIHSPIAKAMIGKEVDDEFILKLANGKKEYEILNIKYKNIFSLKKNIRSKVDFSFH from the coding sequence ATGAATAAAGAACCGATAACATTAGAAGGGTATGACCTTTTAATAGAAGAATTTAAGTTCTTACTAGAGGTTGAAAAACCTAAAACTGCTGAGGAAAAACTTATAGCAGCAGCACATGGTGATAGAAGTGAAAATGCTGATTATCATGCGGCAAAAGAAAAGCTTCGTTTTATTGACAGAAGGCTTTATTATCTAAACTCCATGATTGCAAAATCACAAATTATAGACCCATCTACATTTAAACATAAAAAAGTAAGTTTTGGAAGTACCGTGGATATAGTAAATATTCAAACAGATGAAGAAGAAACATTTACTTTGTGTGGTGTTTTAGAAAGTGAACCAGAAATCGGACTGATTTCTATCCACTCTCCTATAGCAAAAGCTATGATAGGAAAAGAAGTAGATGATGAGTTTATACTTAAGTTAGCAAATGGTAAAAAAGAGTATGAAATATTAAATATAAAATATAAAAATATCTTCTCATTAAAGAAAAATATTCGTTCAAAAGTTGACTTTTCCTTTCATTAA
- a CDS encoding HDOD domain-containing protein: MTNDILKKIKQLPPLPESAMQIEAVYQDPDSSFNDMVKILEKDPLLTADILKAANSPLYGFSREINAISQAVGLFGMGTVRGFALASIVKKSFTLDLSPYGINNDMFSALSKKQHGLMISWCIRKENKLLGILSPAAFLVEIGKVLIAQQIISDGKQEAFRDALVELGDVEAAEQKVLGVNTPEVSATIFEHWRFEKGLVDVISNCQSPQKAKPEDQRAASILHVVRVAVPINGTITDASITAAKELITKYQLDMESFDKALENAN, encoded by the coding sequence ATGACTAACGACATTTTAAAAAAAATCAAACAACTTCCACCACTTCCTGAATCTGCTATGCAAATAGAAGCTGTTTACCAAGATCCTGATAGTAGTTTTAATGATATGGTCAAAATTTTAGAAAAAGACCCTCTTTTAACAGCAGATATTTTAAAAGCTGCAAACTCTCCACTATATGGTTTTTCTCGTGAAATTAATGCTATCAGTCAAGCTGTTGGTCTTTTTGGAATGGGAACTGTTCGTGGTTTTGCACTAGCTAGTATAGTTAAAAAAAGTTTTACATTAGACTTATCTCCATATGGGATTAATAATGATATGTTCTCTGCTCTTTCTAAAAAGCAACATGGACTTATGATTTCATGGTGCATAAGAAAAGAAAATAAACTTCTTGGTATTTTATCTCCAGCAGCTTTTCTTGTTGAGATTGGTAAAGTTCTTATTGCTCAACAAATTATTTCAGATGGTAAACAAGAAGCATTTAGAGACGCCCTTGTGGAACTTGGTGATGTAGAAGCTGCAGAGCAAAAAGTTTTAGGAGTAAATACACCTGAAGTTAGTGCAACAATATTTGAGCACTGGAGATTTGAAAAAGGTTTAGTTGATGTAATCTCTAACTGCCAAAGTCCCCAAAAAGCGAAACCTGAAGACCAAAGAGCTGCAAGTATCTTACATGTTGTTCGTGTTGCTGTTCCTATAAATGGTACTATTACAGATGCTAGTATAACCGCTGCTAAAGAACTTATTACAAAATATCAACTAGATATGGAAAGTTTTGATAAAGCTTTAGAAAACGCTAACTAA
- a CDS encoding ribonuclease R family protein, translating to MKSLLIRLTLGLSEQDISSNERSNITNFLAKKYITKKDNIYKFNSKYRAGTLGLIQKDTAYLNVIGENIRDLFIAEGDLGDAKEGDLIIAQRLLGIRGTPRAKIAQIVGRALSYSVAFIIAKDGVKSLVNLKTDYPAGVELTQEVLDTYEVGDVFKINNQENSIMEKLGNIEDPLVDEKIVLAQFNKHDEFEEEVLKVATSFKAVDAANYKDRVDLRDLTFCTIDPVTAKDYDDAIYWDDKKTTLFVAIADVSEYVTPFGTIDNEAIYRSFSIYLPHRSIPMLPRQLSETLCSLQPNVDRLAYVFEMKLDINTLEVINSKVYEAIIHSKRRFNYEEIDDFFEGKLKPKNDSEVKIFSWIKKLRIITDKLKEKRLKVGYDFRSNELEMKIDEKSNIVSTTFAEETPSHSLIEDCMLLANKEAASKYTRGIFRIHEEPTQSKIQILYQELAGIGMSIDIKNSIKETITDIQTQARDIDLEAEVDTLIIQSQMQAKYTPLNAGHFGLGFEAYTHFTSPIRRYSDLIVHRLLKAINNDDKEEGSYVLRNIEALSMAISEKEREASSIEIEFAQRKFARWANNNIDKEFNARITATQPEYKAEIHSEISGARVIITLSENSVLFEDVIIYINKVDIAKAKIFAHVVKNNDV from the coding sequence TTGAAATCTCTACTAATTCGGCTCACTCTTGGTTTAAGTGAGCAAGATATAAGCTCGAATGAGCGTTCTAACATAACAAACTTTTTAGCTAAAAAATATATAACTAAAAAAGACAATATCTATAAATTTAACTCAAAATATCGTGCCGGTACACTTGGACTTATTCAAAAAGATACAGCATATTTAAATGTTATTGGTGAAAATATTCGTGATTTATTTATAGCTGAAGGTGATTTAGGAGATGCAAAAGAAGGTGACCTTATTATCGCTCAAAGACTTCTTGGCATCAGAGGAACTCCTCGTGCAAAGATAGCACAGATAGTAGGACGAGCTCTTTCATATAGTGTTGCTTTTATTATCGCTAAAGATGGAGTCAAATCTTTAGTAAATTTAAAAACTGACTACCCTGCTGGAGTTGAACTTACACAAGAGGTTTTAGATACTTATGAGGTAGGTGATGTTTTTAAAATAAACAATCAAGAAAATTCTATCATGGAAAAACTTGGAAATATAGAAGACCCTCTTGTAGATGAAAAAATAGTTCTTGCGCAGTTTAATAAACATGATGAATTTGAAGAAGAAGTTTTAAAAGTTGCGACATCTTTTAAAGCAGTAGATGCTGCAAATTATAAAGATAGAGTTGATTTAAGAGATTTAACTTTTTGTACTATTGACCCTGTCACTGCTAAAGATTATGATGACGCGATTTACTGGGATGATAAAAAGACAACCCTATTTGTTGCTATTGCAGATGTAAGTGAATATGTAACACCTTTTGGAACTATAGATAATGAAGCTATATATAGAAGTTTTTCTATTTATCTTCCACATCGTTCTATCCCAATGTTGCCCCGTCAACTAAGTGAAACTCTCTGTTCTCTTCAACCTAATGTAGATAGATTAGCTTATGTTTTTGAAATGAAACTTGATATTAATACTCTTGAAGTTATAAACTCTAAAGTTTATGAAGCTATCATCCATTCTAAAAGAAGATTCAATTATGAAGAGATAGATGATTTTTTTGAGGGCAAATTAAAACCAAAAAATGATTCAGAAGTTAAAATATTTTCTTGGATTAAAAAGTTACGCATTATTACAGATAAACTAAAAGAAAAACGATTAAAAGTTGGTTATGACTTTCGCTCAAACGAATTAGAAATGAAAATTGATGAAAAATCAAATATCGTGTCTACGACTTTTGCAGAAGAAACTCCATCGCATTCGCTCATTGAAGACTGTATGCTTTTAGCAAACAAAGAAGCCGCGTCTAAATACACTAGAGGTATATTTAGAATTCATGAAGAACCTACTCAATCAAAAATCCAGATTCTTTACCAAGAATTAGCTGGAATTGGGATGTCTATTGATATTAAGAACTCTATAAAAGAAACCATAACTGACATACAGACTCAAGCTAGAGATATAGACTTAGAAGCTGAAGTAGATACTCTAATTATCCAATCACAGATGCAAGCGAAATATACTCCACTTAATGCAGGACACTTTGGACTTGGTTTTGAGGCATATACTCATTTTACTTCACCTATTAGAAGATATAGTGACTTAATCGTGCATAGACTCTTAAAAGCTATAAATAACGACGATAAAGAAGAAGGCTCTTATGTTTTAAGAAATATAGAAGCACTAAGTATGGCAATAAGTGAAAAAGAGAGGGAAGCAAGTAGTATAGAGATAGAATTTGCTCAAAGAAAATTTGCTCGATGGGCGAATAATAATATAGATAAAGAATTTAATGCTCGCATAACAGCAACCCAACCAGAATACAAAGCCGAAATTCATTCTGAGATAAGTGGCGCTAGAGTAATTATTACTTTAAGTGAAAACTCTGTACTTTTTGAAGATGTCATTATTTATATAAATAAGGTTGATATTGCAAAAGCAAAAATATTTGCTCATGTTGTAAAGAATAACGATGTATAA
- the holA gene encoding DNA polymerase III subunit delta, giving the protein MYKQALDKLIQSGKVSNSFVFFGESSFLIDTYTKMLSNIEDASTLSFYYDEYNFKSAKAHLSQSSLFGGQNILIIKSDKKIPKKELDEFINLCEKNRDNILIYAYYGDNIQTYSAKTFLAKTDTIVVRFFHPNHHEALSIVQSVVNDKKVKMDKFSINHLLSIHNGDVALACNEIDKLSIYDKEITTKDIEHLVSGLAEISIDDFIKNTLNKKEFTEDLLNIIDHGEDEIRVITSLTSYLTQLYMFNIYIRVNGAPNPIEILGYKPPKVIVDEKAALSLKFKPQTYYKLHSLLLDSELKMKSSNVDKGAILLSTLIRVQALI; this is encoded by the coding sequence ATGTATAAACAAGCTCTTGATAAACTAATTCAAAGTGGCAAAGTTTCAAATAGTTTTGTATTTTTCGGTGAAAGTAGTTTTCTTATAGATACCTACACAAAAATGCTTAGTAATATTGAAGATGCATCTACTCTTAGCTTTTATTACGATGAGTATAATTTTAAAAGTGCTAAAGCACATCTTAGTCAATCTTCACTTTTTGGTGGACAAAATATTTTAATTATAAAAAGCGATAAAAAAATTCCTAAAAAAGAATTGGATGAGTTTATAAATTTATGTGAAAAAAATAGAGATAATATATTGATATATGCTTATTATGGAGATAATATTCAAACATATAGTGCAAAAACCTTTTTAGCTAAAACTGACACTATCGTTGTTAGGTTTTTTCATCCAAATCACCATGAAGCATTAAGTATTGTGCAGAGTGTTGTTAATGATAAAAAAGTAAAAATGGATAAATTTTCAATCAATCATCTTTTAAGTATACACAATGGTGATGTAGCACTTGCCTGTAATGAAATAGATAAGCTTAGCATCTATGATAAAGAGATAACAACAAAAGATATAGAGCATCTAGTATCTGGCTTAGCCGAAATAAGTATAGATGATTTTATAAAAAATACATTAAATAAAAAAGAGTTTACTGAAGATTTACTAAATATCATAGACCATGGTGAAGATGAGATTAGAGTTATTACATCTTTAACTTCATATTTAACCCAACTCTACATGTTCAACATTTATATAAGAGTTAATGGGGCGCCAAATCCTATTGAAATTTTAGGTTACAAACCTCCAAAAGTTATTGTTGATGAGAAAGCCGCACTTTCATTAAAGTTTAAACCACAAACATACTACAAACTGCACAGTTTACTACTAGATAGTGAATTAAAAATGAAAAGTTCAAATGTTGATAAAGGTGCAATCTTACTCTCAACTCTCATACGAGTTCAAGCATTAATCTAA
- a CDS encoding IS3 family transposase, whose product MSRKRTTYTAEFKTKLVLEVLKEDKTLNEIASVNNITPKNLQNWKKIFLENAEVAMEPAKVIKEYKEENVRLQAKLDEYAKVVGQLTVEKDWAVGKLSSLDSSYKKELIDRDENKALSVVKQCNLINYNRSNLFYAPMVNLAKNVIKKHIEKVFEEIPSYGYMKVYHQLLEDGFRVSPNTVLAYRRELGLQAVLAVRPPNTSWADKQHHKYSYKIRGLDIVRANQVWSTDITYIKIKGGMVYMAAIIDWYSKAILSWRISNTMDTDLVMGVLDEALALYGKPEIFNTDQGSQYTSCIHTQTLKDNDIIISMDGKGRATDNICIERFWRSAKVEKIYLNEYERVSVLKSDVKDYIEFYNHRRFHETLKYKKPMNVYYDSLKINDENYTKSSENVA is encoded by the coding sequence ATGAGTCGAAAAAGAACAACATATACAGCAGAATTCAAGACAAAGTTAGTTTTAGAAGTTTTAAAAGAAGATAAGACACTAAATGAAATAGCAAGTGTAAATAATATCACACCAAAAAACTTACAAAATTGGAAGAAGATATTCTTGGAAAATGCAGAAGTTGCGATGGAACCTGCAAAAGTAATTAAAGAGTACAAAGAAGAGAATGTAAGATTACAAGCTAAACTTGATGAATATGCAAAGGTTGTAGGTCAACTAACAGTAGAGAAGGACTGGGCGGTGGGAAAGTTAAGTAGCTTGGACTCTAGCTATAAAAAGGAGTTGATTGATAGAGATGAAAATAAGGCATTATCAGTTGTAAAACAATGTAATCTTATTAACTATAACAGAAGTAATTTGTTCTATGCACCAATGGTAAATCTTGCTAAAAATGTAATTAAAAAACATATAGAAAAAGTATTTGAAGAGATACCAAGCTATGGCTATATGAAAGTGTATCATCAACTACTAGAGGATGGTTTTCGTGTCAGTCCCAACACAGTGCTGGCATACCGTAGAGAGTTAGGTTTACAGGCTGTTTTAGCTGTAAGACCACCAAATACAAGCTGGGCGGACAAGCAACATCATAAATACTCTTACAAAATAAGAGGATTAGATATCGTAAGAGCAAACCAAGTATGGTCAACAGATATAACCTATATTAAAATTAAAGGTGGTATGGTCTATATGGCTGCCATAATTGATTGGTATTCTAAAGCAATATTATCTTGGCGAATATCCAACACAATGGATACAGATTTAGTCATGGGTGTACTAGATGAAGCACTCGCACTCTATGGTAAGCCTGAGATATTTAATACTGATCAAGGGTCACAATATACAAGCTGTATCCACACTCAAACATTAAAAGATAATGACATAATTATCTCTATGGATGGCAAAGGTAGAGCAACAGATAATATTTGTATTGAGAGGTTCTGGAGAAGTGCTAAAGTTGAAAAAATATACCTCAATGAATATGAGAGAGTATCAGTTCTCAAAAGTGATGTTAAGGATTATATAGAATTTTATAATCACAGAAGATTTCATGAGACATTGAAATATAAAAAACCTATGAATGTTTATTATGATAGTTTAAAAATCAATGATGAGAATTACACTAAATCTAGTGAAAATGTAGCATAG
- a CDS encoding RHS repeat-associated core domain-containing protein — MDNREYDPQTGKWTAKDPIDFQGGDANLYGYIFGDPVNLVDPEGLGGFSLDFSPLTSMPMDMDFAFSDWLKNYIKGMYGGVAVMSAGLDMLNYTPPICQDNFFKNLIP; from the coding sequence TTGGATAATAGAGAGTATGACCCACAAACAGGAAAGTGGACTGCTAAAGACCCTATAGACTTCCAAGGTGGAGATGCTAATCTTTATGGGTATATTTTTGGGGATCCTGTTAATTTGGTGGATCCTGAGGGGTTAGGAGGATTTAGTCTTGATTTTAGTCCACTCACTAGTATGCCAATGGATATGGATTTTGCATTTTCTGATTGGTTAAAAAATTATATAAAAGGTATGTATGGAGGAGTTGCAGTAATGTCAGCTGGATTAGACATGTTAAACTATACTCCCCCAATATGTCAAGACAACTTTTTCAAAAATCTAATTCCCTAA
- a CDS encoding winged helix-turn-helix domain-containing protein produces MQEYWSVIKMQKFIYEKYNITVPNETIRMRVKRAGYSYKSNRPSPYKRE; encoded by the coding sequence ATGCAAGAGTACTGGTCAGTAATAAAAATGCAGAAATTTATTTATGAAAAATATAATATCACTGTACCGAATGAAACAATACGTATGAGAGTAAAACGAGCAGGTTACTCTTATAAATCAAATAGACCTTCTCCTTATAAAAGAGAATAA
- a CDS encoding type II toxin-antitoxin system RelE/ParE family toxin, producing MVNINWTDEASFWLKDIHDYIAQDNPKIAKKVVNEIFTKTQILSSFPKLGYPYQDDTNNEIRILLYGHYRIAYLIKDTETIDILGVFHGALSIERYL from the coding sequence ATGGTAAATATCAACTGGACTGACGAAGCGAGCTTTTGGTTAAAAGATATTCACGACTATATTGCACAAGACAATCCAAAAATAGCAAAAAAAGTAGTAAACGAAATTTTTACTAAAACTCAAATCTTATCATCATTCCCAAAACTTGGCTATCCATATCAAGATGACACTAACAATGAAATTAGAATTTTACTTTATGGACATTATAGAATTGCATACCTTATCAAAGATACTGAAACTATAGATATTTTAGGCGTGTTTCATGGGGCTTTGTCGATAGAAAGATATTTATAA
- a CDS encoding transposase-like zinc-binding domain-containing protein has translation MCPSCRKNNTKKVGKRLGIQRYKCLNCNANFSSKRRPDKLQEIIFKKYIYKRQTLSDLAEEYKKSSRWIQKQIFNYEPEIRIHKPRAIILVCDATFYGKRKDEMPLEGTSLEP, from the coding sequence ATATGTCCAAGTTGTCGAAAAAATAACACTAAAAAAGTAGGCAAACGATTAGGAATTCAAAGATATAAATGCTTGAACTGCAATGCAAATTTTTCCTCAAAAAGAAGACCCGATAAACTCCAAGAAATTATCTTTAAAAAGTACATTTACAAGAGGCAAACTTTAAGCGATTTAGCGGAGGAATATAAAAAGAGTTCTCGTTGGATACAGAAACAAATATTCAACTACGAACCAGAGATTAGAATTCATAAACCTAGAGCTATAATTCTTGTATGTGATGCTACTTTTTATGGGAAGAGAAAAGATGAGATGCCCCTTGAGGGTACAAGCTTGGAACCCTAG
- a CDS encoding DUF3592 domain-containing protein has product MENKLKMIKDLFTFRSSWAQKVIYGLLILIFFSGAIGLNSLSIICFIILNFIILGISIGALFLVKERIYLIKTGKYTKGVVRKYGKKNHYGISSPIIEFQMDEHVYIFENEVYDKFFAQSYIIGEEVEVLFNEYDPNNAFIYTTYSLWVKPFMILFILLSVLYIDALLVTQG; this is encoded by the coding sequence TTGGAAAATAAGTTAAAAATGATTAAAGATTTGTTTACATTTAGAAGTTCATGGGCACAGAAAGTAATTTATGGATTGTTAATTTTAATTTTTTTTTCAGGTGCAATAGGATTGAATTCTCTTTCGATAATATGTTTTATTATCTTAAACTTTATTATTTTAGGTATCTCAATTGGGGCTTTATTTTTAGTTAAAGAAAGAATATATTTAATAAAAACTGGAAAATATACGAAGGGTGTAGTACGAAAATATGGCAAAAAAAATCACTATGGAATTTCATCTCCTATAATAGAATTTCAAATGGATGAACATGTTTATATTTTTGAAAATGAAGTATACGACAAGTTTTTTGCTCAATCTTATATCATAGGTGAAGAAGTTGAAGTTTTATTTAATGAATATGACCCAAATAATGCATTTATTTATACTACTTATTCATTATGGGTTAAACCATTTATGATACTTTTTATACTTCTTTCAGTTTTATATATAGATGCTTTACTTGTAACTCAAGGTTAA